A window from Candidatus Hydrogenedentota bacterium encodes these proteins:
- a CDS encoding glycosyltransferase family 4 protein: FHNIVDGIFFEKQRNEKKDDYFRFLNVASLDDNKNQALALRAFSKKFKNQKYRLTFIGDGPLESKLKNLAKQLGIAGQVEFLGRLPRESVRDEMMKSHCFVLPSSFETFGVVLIEALACGIPLVATKCGGPEDIVNPGNGILVDVGSEDQLAAAMEKIVKTHANYRPEQLRAEAQSKYGERVFTDRAIAIYQKAIQGRA, from the coding sequence GTTTCATAACATAGTGGATGGCATATTCTTTGAAAAACAGCGTAATGAAAAAAAAGACGATTACTTTCGTTTTCTCAATGTTGCATCTTTGGACGATAATAAAAACCAGGCTCTGGCTTTAAGGGCTTTTTCCAAAAAATTCAAAAATCAAAAATATCGCCTCACTTTCATAGGCGATGGTCCACTGGAATCAAAGTTGAAAAATCTTGCAAAACAATTGGGTATAGCCGGGCAGGTGGAATTTCTGGGGCGATTACCAAGAGAGTCTGTTCGGGACGAGATGATGAAATCACATTGTTTTGTGCTTCCAAGTTCTTTTGAGACTTTCGGCGTAGTCTTGATTGAGGCGCTGGCCTGCGGCATCCCGCTGGTTGCCACAAAATGCGGCGGCCCCGAGGATATTGTAAATCCGGGTAATGGTATCCTGGTCGATGTCGGGTCCGAAGACCAACTCGCGGCGGCTATGGAAAAAATTGTAAAAACGCATGCCAACTACAGGCCGGAGCAACTGCGGGCGGAAGCTCAATCTAAATATGGGGAAAGGGTTTTTACGGATAGAGCCATTGCCATTTATCAAAAAGCTATTCAAGGAAGAGCATAA
- a CDS encoding N-acetyl sugar amidotransferase → MNESILQTCTRCVMDTTDPDITFDSAGVCNHCRNFDEVTSRRWFPNEEGQRKLEALVDKIKQENRSKSYDCILGLSGGLDSSYLALVMKDYGLRSLVVHVDAGWNSEFAVKNIEAVLNHCGFQLHKIVIDWEEVKDLQLAYLKAGVANQDVVQDHAFFAALYHFAVKNHIRYVIGGGNIPTECIFPAAWHHAAMDAINIKAIHQKYGTRPLRDFPLISFFEYYVYYPFIKKMTTVRPLNLMPYSKEIALKRLTAIGYVPYERKHGESRFTKFFQNYYLPKKFNMDKRKPHLSSMIVTGIISREQTLKALQASLYEEAELQEDKAYIAGKLGITVPELNAYIEAPPRHYSKFANWDGRYKLLKATQNILTKLTGKAINAYS, encoded by the coding sequence ATGAATGAATCTATTTTGCAAACCTGCACCCGCTGCGTGATGGACACCACCGACCCTGACATCACTTTTGATAGTGCCGGTGTCTGCAATCATTGTCGAAATTTTGATGAAGTGACGTCCAGGCGGTGGTTTCCCAATGAAGAAGGGCAGCGCAAGCTGGAGGCTTTGGTAGACAAGATTAAACAAGAAAATAGGAGCAAATCTTACGACTGTATTTTAGGCTTAAGCGGCGGGCTGGACAGCTCTTATTTGGCTCTGGTGATGAAGGACTATGGGCTGCGATCGCTCGTTGTTCACGTAGATGCAGGTTGGAACAGTGAGTTTGCGGTTAAAAATATTGAAGCTGTATTGAATCATTGCGGTTTTCAACTCCATAAAATTGTAATAGATTGGGAAGAGGTAAAAGACCTTCAATTGGCCTATCTGAAAGCCGGTGTGGCGAATCAGGATGTAGTGCAGGATCATGCATTCTTTGCGGCTCTTTATCATTTTGCGGTAAAAAACCATATTCGCTATGTGATTGGCGGGGGCAATATTCCAACCGAATGCATCTTTCCTGCGGCATGGCACCATGCGGCTATGGACGCCATCAATATCAAAGCGATTCATCAAAAATACGGGACAAGGCCACTACGGGATTTTCCTCTGATTAGTTTTTTTGAATACTACGTCTATTATCCCTTCATCAAAAAAATGACAACGGTGAGGCCTTTAAATTTGATGCCCTATAGCAAGGAAATTGCCCTCAAACGTTTGACGGCCATCGGCTATGTGCCCTATGAGCGCAAGCATGGGGAGTCGCGGTTCACCAAGTTTTTTCAGAATTATTACCTGCCCAAAAAATTCAACATGGATAAACGAAAGCCCCATTTATCCAGCATGATTGTGACCGGGATAATCAGTCGCGAGCAGACCCTTAAGGCTTTGCAGGCGTCCCTTTATGAAGAGGCTGAACTTCAGGAAGACAAGGCGTATATTGCCGGGAAGCTGGGTATTACCGTGCCTGAATTGAACGCATATATAGAAGCTCCGCCCAGGCACTATTCGAAATTTGCAAACTGGGATGGTCGATACAAACTCTTGAAAGCCACACAGAATATTCTAACTAAGTTGACCGGGAAAGCCATAAATGCCTATTCGTAA